Proteins found in one Macaca nemestrina isolate mMacNem1 chromosome 4, mMacNem.hap1, whole genome shotgun sequence genomic segment:
- the LOC139355315 gene encoding uncharacterized protein: protein MPPGLLVAPMVAPRPLERAHGPREVHQRQPLNSCRGQAGDPSLAPDLGEAGSGAGQGWESPGGPAEPTRGSLQELNPTTRRSFGVPGSSEYKDLAQREERSEAEPETQERKLTPRTPGPGDLPSQNLPSQDALEELGWDPHLGQERAELQRPPRMDTPQSLREEDPQDQKAETPQHKRGEASRGEIKDAPQRQRVKTQRGQSPRAPQGQREEAPLGENTGVPQSRREFSPKCQGKASPQSLGKMLRSWEGNISQAWEVAPGEATVQLPEEGGSRSHQRDSCGSLKAQTPKPVGRESSDLRRRTTAMMQGRIRGETQKSAPAVAKLGVAQEGAWAALPTPKPPARQLLPGRGAGAVMPATLRAKGSGQQGLPGVSGGLQTRSAIRTGCRALEWAPARESRRAKAPAGLSAAQQETALQRLLELHSAARWRRRRDREQQRLRVLERLHIARNRHCRVHPVGLPPCPAQLPPQARPPEGGGATRNLHGAGAELGAPGSL from the exons ATGCCTCCTGGGCTCTTAGTTGCACCCATGGTTGCCCCACGGCCCCTGGAAAG AGCCCATGGGCCCAGAGAGGTGCATCAGAGGCAGCCCTTGAACTCCTGCAGGGGGCAGGCGGGAGACCCATCATTGGCCCCAGATCTGGGTGAAGCCGGGAGTGGTGCAGGCCAAGGGTGGGAGAGCCCTGGAGGACCTGCAGAGCCCACACGCG GCTCCTTACAAGAGCTGAACCCCACTACCAGGAGGAGCTTTGGGGTGCCAGGCAGCTCAGAGTACAAG gacctggcccagagggAAGAGAGGAGTGAGGCAGAACCTGAGACCCAGGAAAGAAAGCTCACTCCCAGGACCCCTGGGCCAGGGGACCTGCCCTCCCAAAACCTGCCTTCCCAAGATGCCCTTGAAGAACTGGGCTGGGACCCGCACCTGGGCCAGGAGAGAGCAGAACTTCAAAGACCGCCAAGGATGGACACCCCTCAGAGTCTGAGAGAGGAGGACCCTCAGGATCAGAAAGCAGAGACCCCTCAGCATAAGAGAGGGGAGGCCTCCCGGGGCGAGATCAAAGATGCTCCTCAGCGTCAGAGGGTGAAGACACAGAGGGGCCAGAGCCCAAGGGCTCCTCAGGGTCAGAGGGAGGAGGCCCCCCTGGGTGAGAACACGGGCGTTCCTCAGAGTCGAAGAGAATTTAGTCCTAAGTGCCAGGGAAAGGCGAGTCCCCAGAGTCTGGGGAAGATGCTGCGGTCTTGGGAAGGCAATATCTCACAAGCCTGGGAGGTGGCTCCCGGGGAGGCCACTGTACAGCTCCCAGAGGAAGGCGGCTCCCGGAGCCATCAGAGGGACTCCTGCGGGTCCCTGAAAGCACAGACTCCAAAGCCTGTGGGCAGGGAGAGCTCAGACCTCCGGAGAAGGACTACCGCGATGATGCAGGGCAGGATCAGAGGCGAGACACAAAAGTCGGCACCGGCGGTGGCAAAGCTAGGAGTCGCCCAGGAGGGGGCGTGGGCTGCGCTTCCCACCCCGAAGCCCCCGGCCCGGCAGCTGCTTCCAGGTCGCGGAGCCGGAGCTGTGATGCCAGCGACCCTGCGCGCCAAGGGATCCGGGCAGCAGGGGCTCCCCGGGGTCTCCGGGGGCCTCCAGACCCGGAGCGCAATCCGCACGGGCTGCAGGGCCCTGGAGTGGGCCCCGGCCCGGGAGAGCAGGAG GGCCAAGGCGCCTGCGGGCTTGAGCGCGGCGCAGCAGGAGACGGCTCTGCAGAGGCTGCTGGAGCTGCACAGCGCAGCCAGGTGGCGGCGCCGGCGGGACCGTGAGCAGCAGCGGCTCCGG GTCCTGGAACGCCTCCACATCGCCAGGAACCGCCACTGCCGGGTTCACCCCGTGGGGCTCCCGCCCTGCCCGGCTCAACTCCCGCCACAGGCAAGACCCCCAGAAGGCGGTGGGGCCACAAGGAACCTGCACGGGGCAGGGGCCGAGCTTGGTGCGCCCGGGTCCCTTTGA
- the SPMIP1 gene encoding protein SPMIP1, translating to MSRQLNIDTLRQNFWKEEYLREKMLRCEWYRKYGSMVKAKQKAKAAARLPLKLPTLHPKAPLSPPPAPKSAPSKAPSPVPEAPFQSEMYPVPPVTRALLYEGISHDFQGRYRYLNTRKLDMPETRYLFPVTTSFTYGWQLGPPVKQELVSCKMCRIESFFRKNGAFALLDPRDLAL from the exons ATGTCACGGCAGCTCAACATAGACACGTTACGGCAGAACTTCTGGAAGGAGGAATATCTGAGGGAAAAGATGTTGCGCTGTGAATGGTACCGCAAGTATGGGTCGATGGTGAAGGCCAAGCAGAAGGCTAAGGCTGCAGCCCGCCTGCCCCTCAAACTGCCCACCCTGCACCCCAAAGCCCCACTCTCACCCCCACCCGCCCCCAAGTCAGCCCCTTCCAAGGCGCCCAGCCCTGTCCCAGAGGCTCCTTTTCAGTCAGAAATGTACCCAGTACCACCTGTCACCCGAGCCCTGCTGTATGAAGGCATCTCCCACGACTTCCAGGGGCGCTACCGCTACCTCAACACTCGAAAACTGGACATGCCAGAGACGCGATACCTCTTCCCCGTCACCACCAGCTTCACATACGGCTGGCAGCTGG GCCCCCCAGTGAAGCAAGAACTGGTCTCCTGCAAGATGTGCCGCATTGAGTCATTCTTCCGCAAGAACGGGGCCTTCGCACTGCTTGATCCCCGAGACCTGGCCCTCTGA
- the LOC105471421 gene encoding V-type proton ATPase subunit F, with product MAGRGKLIAVIGDEDTVTGFLLGGIGELNKNRHPNFLVVEKDTTINEIEDTFRQFLNRDDIGIILINQYIAEMVRHALDAHQHSIPAVLEIPSKEHPYDAAKDSILRRARGMFTAEDLR from the exons ATGGCGGGGAGGGGGAAGCTCATCGCAGTCATCGGAGACGAGGACACGGTGACTGGTTTCCTGCTGGGCGGCATAGGGGAGCTTAACAAGAACCGCCACCCCAATTTCCTGGTGGTGGAGAAGGATACAACAATCAATGAAATCGAAGACACTTTCCG GCAGTTTCTAAACCGGGATGACATTGGCATCATCCTCATCAACCAGTACATCGCAGAGATGGTGCGGCATGCCCTGGACGCCCACCAGCACTCCATCCCCGCTGTCCTGGAGATCCCCTCCAAGGAGCACCCATATGACGCCGCCAAGGACTCCATTCTGCGCAGGGCCAGGGGCATGTTCACTGCTGAAGACCTGCGCTAG